The sequence ATACTGTGCAATATTGCAGTTCATAATGAAGGCAATGTTTGCTTAAGGCTGTTACTTTCTTTGGCTAGTATGAATAAATACCCAATCTTATCAAAAAATGAACTGCATTCTCGCCTGTAGAAAGTTGATTTGTGAGATTGCCTTTGTTGATGAAATGATATCCTCCTTTCTGCAGAGTCAAACCAGGTAGACAAGCCTTCAGCAACACTTGCCTCCCAATCATCATCTTCTGGCTCAGGGAGCTTGAACCCCTCATCAGGGCCCCCTGGATCATCTGCCTCCACGGTGCCTGTGTCCCCAGTCCTGcagtcccccacccccccactacTCCAGGACCCCACACTGCTTCGCCAGCTTCTCCCAGCACTTCAGACTGCCCTGCAGCTTAACAATGCCAGCGTGGATATGGCAAAAATCAATGAAGGTaagaaaaatgtgaatataatcaaatagtaaaaaaatcaatactattCGAATGTgacctttaaagaaataaaaatttaataaatatgTTTGCTAACGTTTCCTAATCTCCCTCTACTTGCCTTTGCCTACCCGCATGTGAAAATTAAATGCTTTTGTCATGTCACTTCTGATGTAGTGAGAAACACAAGGCATTGTAAGGTCTTAAGATCACTGCGCTAACGTTACGTACCAAGTAACATTAGTACAGGGGGAGTGACAGGCTGCAGCTTTAAATCGGAAGAAGGATGGGAAATGGTTTTAACctgattttaaaattgacacCCACTGAGCCAAAATGCTTATGTTATCATTATTTAGCTCTTCTTATAGGAGCTCAACTGGTAGCTTTatggagacagctaaagttaatgttagctgccctacTCCTGTCAGTTAGTTTCACTTCCTGTATACCAGGGACGATTCTTTTGTGCAATTAATGGCACAATGATATATTTTTCCGAAAAGTTGCTTTTGTCATGCCAACGataaagcatttcattttttccgAAACAAGGTAGATTTTTCTGAGCTTTTgcaacatgaataaatacatcCACCAGTCAAATTGTGTTGTTTACTTATAAGGATCATAATAAAACACCAAAGCTGCTGTCACACTGCAAGCTATTATTACTCTTTTTAACTTTGACAAAGTCAACGTTTGCCATAGACGCTCTTTCTGTTTttacctttcacaataaaaacccTAGACATATGCTACACTATTTTCCAGATAGAATTTAATTCACTGAGCATTTTGCTTAAAGGAAACTCAAATAGCTTACAGTAGGTAGTGTTAGCTTTCACTGATTTTGGGGGGGATACGGGGCTAGAAggagggctgaacaatattgtgttttagcatcgacattgcaatgtgcgcatgcgcaataGTCCCATcacaggacgttacgatgttgacacTAAAacctttttgctgcttgatagaaaagtaaacttccactgttctccttttacataATTATTACcgtccgacccttcccctttaagacaggtagccatgtcgGCAACGTGTGTAtctgacgttagtccgacggggtttgttatgggaagtgaggctctccatgtgtagaaaagtaccaaTGGgaagcagctgccgctgacacagtgatgcgcatagttttgatgggtagtcagtgaagctacagtagtcagtcttTTATGTtctctgcaaatacaaactaaatctcctggttaatgcaacataatcacaacggcTACCGGCCGTTCCcgcccgcagaaagctgctaccagccaggctaaagctaatataatTAGCTtacagaaacaagcagaaagctgctaccagccaggctaaagctaatatagttagcctaaagatcCAACGGGTCTGTCCGTCCCAACCAACGTTACGGTTCAGAGCCGcgacgctggaaacgtaacactaatctactacagaagtctgtctGATCTAACGCCATTTCCACTGATtaaattgttcttggatacagtttgttgctagtgcggtCTGAtcacatgcaggtctgatcaatttatcaaactaacaagcaggccccgctagtcgaccacaaccggaagtttagaggaagcaacatgcagtcactgtcattcacgttagcctggatcagttattatatgaatacaatggctttgtgctagtcaaccagcatatttctacctaatttccctctccaaaatcacttcagaagagtaacgttagtcacagcgcttacttgctttggtgtttgtaaagcattaaagtttaacaaagaatggttcatattagaaaagatccttttccatttttttcttctatgttgATGttctcccctacaaaatcactgcagtagtcgagaatgatttattatttcaaaatagaCCTATTTATGTAATCTgttaaaaatcactttttcttttttcatatcgcagggggaaaaaatatattaattaaaaaaataaaaaaatattgtttcacCCTAGTCTGTTCAAGCTAAATTTCATTGTTACTGGACAAATTTACATGGGACACATTACTGAATTTCACTGTCTAATTCACTGTTTTGCTGTGCAGAAATAATTCTAGTAGCAAGAtttaatatatgtgtgtgtatatgcttCTCTTTAGTTCTCACAGCTGCTGTCACACAAGCTTCATTACAGTCGATGCTCCATAAGATTCTCACTGCTGGACCATCAGCTTTCAATATCACTACTATCCTCTCTCAAGCTGCTCAACTCTCCAACCAAGGTAAATAATGTCCATGCAGAAGCATGCCTATTCCACCACTTTGTGCAGATATAGTAAGTtattaagggtgtgacgagattaaaacgtgacgagatttctcgtcgaggtgaaaagttgtctcgtgaggcgatgtgatgtcagcgtgatggagcgtgaaattactattgaagtttctctctttttcatgcttgaagaaaaaaattgttgctgtttgcacttgtagttttgagagagcagtactttggttattgatacacttactgtttgcatttacagtgttatttttctgttatttacacatttattttatttatactgtttatttttttatgttcggtttgtggaaaggagttagatttctcgtgtgaaattgtacagggcagaagccagttggtagagtttatacaaaacattttgcagtgtttgcacgtcctttactgcatataattcattaaaatagtttaaaaaaaagttaaataacattcatcattaatagttgatttcaaaatgcacctaaattgttttgcattttgtgatttttttcagttgaataataaaactattttccattcatatatttcatcgagaatttctttaaaaaaaatttaaaaatctcgtctcgtctcgttctcgtaaacccaatctcgtgatgtgtctcgtctcgtggagtaagcgtctcgtcacacccctatcAGTTGTGTGTTGTATAATGACTGCTTTGGCTGGTGTCCTGTGACATAAATAGTCATTATGAAGGTAATGGCCTCTACTCACAGAAAATCCATGTCCTCGTTTGCATTTATGATTACTTAAGATCTTTTAAAGTCCCCCTccattcaaaaatgtgtttttcttatgtttatGTCCCCTAAAAGGTCTGACCTTGGATATTCATACTTCTATTTGTGCAGTTTGTCACTAGAGTATTTTCACAATTCTTTCCTAAAGGGGGGAATTTCTGTGCACCTTGGAATATGAGATTCAAACTAGGGTTGTGCATCTCTCTCTTATAGGACGATACGTATCTAGATTCATGGGCATCGATGCTGTCCAGGGAATAGCAAAGCTAGGACATGCTTATTGTATACACTATAACTTCAATTTAATTAGCTAACCGCTCAGAACCAAATCACATCAGCTCCATGTTAAATTAGCACTCCAATAATAATCATATACTGTATCACGCGGGTATACATGTGAGCACAATAATACTGTTGTGAGCGTTTGCATGTGGCTAGCGAACTTTTGTGCTAAGGTAACTGAACATCTTAGTGCATATAAACCTTGATATACACTTAACACACCCAAATACATATCTATGTAGACTAATACCAGTCTACTCGCATGTTTATAAACACACTCATGGATGGATGACTCACAGCTAGTATAATTTACAATATCCGTGATGTATTCCTCTCAGCCACTTTCCCCGCTAAATCCCAAAACAAAACCTAGCAGTCTagtcagcatgttttttttttttcttgttttttttctgcaaaccCATTGGCTGATCCCTACCATCACACAAATGTTGAGGCTTTTTTCGCAgtcacacataaagacacaccCATCTCTTTCAACAGCATTGTGCACACCGCAGCATCTTTGGTGAAGTGACAGCAAAGTTTTACTCAACCAATTTGTAACGTTAGAACCGGACCAACGGCCGAATCATGTTCCCTTTAGACCGTGGCAGTGGTCAATGTATCTCTGACAATGCAACTGGATACCGATTCATATCAGTGAATCTTTACACCCCTATTTTAAACGTATCCAAGGCAAGCTTGATTAGGTACGTCACTAATTAGGGATGTGCCGATaagctttttaaaatattgaatatCTGCTGATTcaccgttttttttgtttacaaaataactaactaaaaaatgtctcaaatttAACTTTAAGTGAGTCCTTTCTCTCAACACCCAAACATTTCTCTTTAGGATCCAACCCCCAAACCAAAGAATACACAGTTTAAAGTTTACCGCTGGACAATGAAAACTAAACTTAGTGATGACTCTTGCGCTTAATAGTAAATATTTGATAAAACTAAATTTAGTGATGCCTCTTGTAACCAAGTGCTGGCAAGCTACGGGACCTCTTTGAACAGGCACTGGTGAGTGGCCGCGCCCATCTTGGTTTGAAAGTGCGGGCAGTCTGGCGGTGCATTTGTGTGGTGATCACTACAAGCTGATGTACATGATCGGAGTGTGGTAAACAGAGTGAATGCCAAGCCCTCATCAGTTAAAAAATGCTAAAGTCTGCTCAGATACTGAGATTGGGGCATCCATAGCTGTAGTCACTTAAGACTTTGGTTGGGGCCCCTTCTTGGTTACTGGTACTTCGTTTGGAGCTCCTCTGTCCTGAAGGCCCCCTATTTATTTCCATTCAGGAGGGCTTTGATGTCCTTGGTGATCCATGATGGTGGCGATGGAAGTCTGGGATAAGCCCTGTGTAGCCATGGCTTGTTGAAGAACATTACACTGCACTCCTGAAAATCCATCTGACTTCTCACCAGGGCTGTTAATTGACagcttgttttttctcttttttgcccGTCACTTAAGCCCCGCTCTAAAGCCTCGGTATTTCATCCTGATTTTGTTTGTGATGTCTCTCCTGGTATCTTAGTGATCTGTAGGAAAGTAGGTTTCCCTGGTGTAAATAAAGGAGCTTGTCCCTTTTTTGCAGGTGCTCACGTAGCTGGTTAAAAATGGTGTCCCAAACACCAGGAGTGCAAGAAAGACGTCAAACACTTGCAAGTGCTTTGACTGTTCTATGCTGCTAACTAAACTACAAATAACttgaaattaaattttgttgtaaaaacaaaaaggaaaaaaaaacgattGGACATGCATTCCTCTGGATGGCCTGCAGCCTGTGATGGCACCAAAAGTAGAACACTCTGCACACATGTAGGCCTGTAGCAAAAtctttgttgattttagccatCGTGATGCATGCTGCTCTTTTTATTAATCATAATAAGCATTTTACATACTTTAATCTGTCTGGAGGGGGACTTTTGAGAAtttattaaatatgtatatatactcaCATAGTGGTGTATTTGCTTGGTATTAAATGTAGCAGATTGTATTGATCCCATATGTCTTTCTTTTACGCCTATCAGCTCAACAATCAAACCAGTCACCCATGTCGTTAACATCGGACGCCTCATCGCCCAGGTCTTATGTTTCTCCAAGGATTAGCACACCACAGACCAACGCTGGTCCCCTTAAACCTCTCCTCAGCACGCAGTCAGTCATCTCACAGTCAAAAGTAAGACACAAATTTAGTGTGTTCAACAAGTATGGACCGTATCCAGTTAGGTGGGAAAAGTAGCGAGCTGGATGAATTATTCACAAACAGTATCCagaaactttaaataaaatgacagattCATGCTAGTGAGGAAATATACTTGATCTTTCACATTGTTTAGGTGATGCATGTTGTTAAGGAACAAAAGTGTCTCTGATGGATGGCTTGACAAAATATACCTACCAAGCTTACTATCTTCTTGATTCCGAGGATTTGTCTTGATGTGGTGTTTCTAACTTACTGTGTTTAGGTGGGCACGCAAGCAGGGAAGCAGGCATCTCATCCCCAGCCCATCTCCCAACAGTCTCTCTTCAGCGATAAGCAGCACAGTCATGATGCCACAACGGCCTCTCCGCGCACTCTGCAGCGCCAAGGGTAGGTACAACCACACAACTTGCACCacttcaaaaataataaatagctTGTGAAGTGAATAGATTGCAGTTTGCTAAGCATTGGTCGTTTACTTTTTCATGAGGGATCATGAGGGAGCAAATTCTAATATCATGGAATATGTTAAAGTGTAAAATGTTAATGAATTCATAATATAAATACCTATTCTGTTGTTCCCTGAGTGCTGAACTAGTCTTTGACCAGTAGATGCTAAATCTGTGCCatcattgtttaaaatatttaagacCTGGCTTCCTTATCCATATgcctatactgtatgtgcactgTGCTTTCTTTCAAATTATCTACACATGTAGCCAGATTAGATTAATTACTTTATCTGCCAACATGTGGGACAACCTATTTCCACCCACAAAGTTAATTCCTTACTGTAGAATATCTTCATTGTGTAATGTTGTGGCACCATCTGCTGTTCATTGATGGAACAATAAGTGGCTGCTTCATTCAGTAGTCTCTCATCTTAATGTTTTAAAgtcaattgtttgtttttgtgtaacaATTCCCAAAGGGGACTAAGCTAAAAGATTTTGTTTCACTGTGCATACCATTGGTAGATGCCGTCAGACGTGACtgtttacacaaatatttaatCACAAAAGGCAGAGTCCAGTGTTGAATAAACTGACTTCTGTCAGTTTATAAAGTCAGTTGAAGCTATAGTGTACaagttttttatattaataaacatCCGTTActttcaagccattgccaaatgagttgatacaaaggtAATTAAGCCCACCTGCTCCACAAAACACTCTGTATTTCTCACTATGGCTATGTTTATTAAATGGTGTCGTCAATGAATCCGGAATCTGTTGCAGGCCAATGAGTGTGAGAAGGATACGGAATGTACCAATGATACCACTAGTTAAACACTATGTAGTGACAAATAATTTTATTAATagaatcaattcataacaagagttctctcgagacactttacagattaggtctagaacacactccataatttacaaggacccaacagttctagtagttccctccagagcaagcaacagtgcgacagtggcgaggaaaaacttccttttaggcaaaaacctcggacagacccaggctcttggtaggcggtgtttgACGGCcagttggggttgaaatgaagagtggcaataaatgaaaatgcaaaGCCTCTACCGGTTGCAAAAGCGAGACCCACGAGTGCCTTATGCATGGGTCCCATTAGCCCTCCTCTTTCCCTCACTTTGTTTACGTCTCAACCCGGTTTGCGTGGACTTCCGGTCGGCGGAGCCGTGTTGATAGACCTCGGCAGTACTGTAGTGAATTCACtgatttaattgcatttttaaacGTTTGCTCTGAAATTTGCTACACACTTTTGTACTGCTCCCTCAGATGAGTGAGTAAGGTAGAAATTTGACAGCAGAGAGTGGAGACAGCTTCTACACAGGATGCTAAATATATAACTATTTACCACgtaaaaaacaaatggtgcTTATGTGAGTGTtgtgagctcctctctctctggctccctCATTACTCAATATTTCCCACGGTGGTTGTTAGAGACTCAGGTAGCCTAGATACCGTTCTATGGAAGTTTAAACACCTTAGGTATTATTGCAGTGTTAACAAAATAAGAgtcagaggacagagggagagccTGTATGAGGCACTAATAAAGTACACTgacaataaattacatttacatttctgaatGTGCATTTGTTAAGCACCATTCAATTAAAATGTGACTAAACTGGCTGGCATTGTCAATGTCCggcagtttgtccagtgtcaTCCTCTCTACCGCCGTCatcagtgagtccagcttcatgccgaccacagagcccacccgcctgatcagtttatccagtcTGGAGGTGTCCTCCTTGGATATGCTGCCCCcctgtttctcatactgtggtgttgggcctatttatcgcataccaaggatcatggatcagtttcaatacatcaaaaatacttgaagaggtcatgttgccttatgctgaagaggaaaagccttttgaaatgggtctttcaacaagacagtTGAAAGACCCAACATACCAGTTAGCGAGCAacgtcttggttccagatgaacaagattgatgttatggagtggccagcccaatccccggacctccatcccatagaacacttgtggggtttcatcataaatgctgtttctgaggcaaaacccagtaatgcagaggaattgtgggatgtagttcaatcaTCCTGGTCTGGAACACCTGTTctcaggtgactccatgcaacacagatgtgaagcagttctcagacataatggttatgcaactaaatattagtgcagtgattcaaagtaaagcaaacccttgagacatttttaagtttatccagtaaatgtttgagttaaaaaaaaaaacagcttaatATTCCTTcatcttcactttctgtaaaggtaaaacacaaacttgatcaatgtggtcatgttttggtgtgtgtgtgtgtgtgtggtgtgtgtgtgtgtgtgtgtgtgtgtgtgtgtgtgtgtgtgtgtgtgtgtgtgtgtgtgtgtggtgtgtgtgtgtgtgtgtgtgtgtgtgtgtgtgtgtgtgtgtgtgtgtgtgtgtgtgtgtgtgtgtgtgtgtgtgtgtgtgtggtgtgtgtgtgtgtgtgtgtgtgtgtgtgtgtgtgtggttactgtcatatatactgtacatatatactgtacatatatatgtcataattacatatactgtacatacagatgTGTTTAGAATGatggtgtgtttaaaaaagtgaaaggtCAGCATTTACAGTAAGGTCAAGTTGCTTCCCAATCATAATGTCCCGATACTTACATGCTTCCTCAACCTGTGTTGATTGCAGCAGTCAGAGGAGTCCCTCTCCGGGTCCCAACCATgtctcctccagcagcagcaacacCTCCAATTCTGCCTCCGCTCCCCCCACCACCTCAGCAGCCCGACCCTCCTGCTCCTTCACCCCCACCCTCGCTGCCCACTTCAATGAGAATCTTATCAAACATGTGCAAGGTTGGCCTGCTGAACATGCAGAGAAGCAGGTTTGTACCACTGACATTTCACTATTTCTTCTCGGCTGAATCTGGTTGTGTGTGGCAACacccttttaaaacaaaatttatGTGAAACTAATTATCAAGGCATCAAGACTACGCGAAGAGGCTCACACCATGGGGAGCATCTGTATGTCTGAGAACTGCACTGAGCTCAAAAACCTCCGGTCCTTGGTCAGAGTCTGTGAAATCCAAGCAACATTGCGTGAGCAGAGGTGAGCTACATAAGTCTGAATGCATGCTCGTGTTGGCAtgtgtacacacagtacacacaaatAATTATTGTTCTCTTTGGCTTTCCCACAGGATACTGTTTCTGAGACAGCAAATCAAAGAACTTGAAAAGTTGAAGAATCAGAATTCTTTCATGGTCTGAGAATTCTTTTTTGCGGTTAAAGCGGGGTTtggggaaaaagggggaaagaaCCCATTGCAAATTGGAAGCGGAGGGACAGTTGTTATTCCTTTTGAGccctcttacacacacaaaagctgctCGGTTTGGGCTTTGGGACCGCGGGCGGGAAAAcccaaaagaggaaaaaaatgaagattTTGGGGGGAAGGGTGGGACTCGGTTTTGTAAAAACCCATGGTGGGAAAACTTGATTTCTTGtagtgtttttacttttttgaaaattgttttgtgtttgaagCCAGGGAAAAGCCCATGCCTTAAAAGTTTTTGACATCCAAAAAATCACGCCTAGGGGGCTCATTCATTAGCTAGCCTTTCTTTCATGTTAACTTTTCTGCAGAATTAAAGCTTCATTTTGTTAATTAAAAGATCTTTTAAACCATTGAGCATGGCCCTGCCAAACGGGAGGATGGGGATGTTTGAATCATTTATATACACAGAAGCCtagaaaagcaaacaaaacgggtgtaaatgtatttttttttcctcagataTTGGAAAACCGTACTCGGTTAGTTTTATTTTCCCTGTGCCCCTTGGGTAAAACTGAAACTGTACTCGGGTGGTAAACCCCCCTTTTAAACTCTCACAACGTTCAGGGATTACTTGCGTTTTGGGTGGACCTGCATTTTCctcgggaaaaaaaaaaaaaaaaggccctgGTGGTGggggaaaaatattttttaaaaaaaaatgaaagaggtGATGCTGTGTTTTGGCCCATTCCCATTACCCCCCCTCTGGCCTCACCCTCCCCTCCACCCCCTCTTCTGGGCATAAACACTTCACCCCCTTCCtgattttttctttgtgttccagggtttttttcacttttccccCTTCCCATTGTCTTACCCTGGTAAGGTTTTGGGGCCACTGCTTCATTCCCTTTTTAAAGTCGCTAACTACAGTGGAAAACGTGGGTTTTAAAGAAGGCACGAATTAAAAGGGATATTTATAAGAGTTTTTTGTGATGGCATAATCACAATTCTTTTAATTTGCACCCCTTTTTGGAGTGGTGCGCCACATTTCAGGCGTTTATGGGATCCCCCTTTGGCAGGCAGGGCAAAAAAAGTCACTAGGCAAATGGAAAAGTATGGGTTAAAGTGTTCAAAAAAGCAAGCATGGTTTTTATTGGAGTATTAAATTTGGGGCATGAGTGCCTTTTTTAAATCTCGCCTTTTACCTGCAAATTCCCCCTTTAACCccgtttgattaaaaaaagatttttttttttctgcacttccTACCCCGTTTGGTTTCCCCCTGTTTAGGCAGGGGCCAAACTGCAAAggccctttttttcccccctctatCATATAACGAAAGCACCACACTTCTAAAAGGGGCAtggtttttttatattgtttcctgaaaaaaagtaattgaaactgaaataaaactgcCCCTCCCGGGGCCCTGTTCTTTGGGGTTTTGACGATCcccttttcttttagtttttgcttttatttctaaaaaaaaatgttgtggatGGTTTTATGCaggattttaagtttttttaacagaaggGTTTAAAAACCCGATATTAAccaagtgttttctttcttacgTACCTGTTTCCAATAGGGACATGAACAGGCTGTCCccaataaagacagaaacaCGGTGACCCCCGGGGGGGAAAGCCccccaaatttaaaaaacaactagCAAAACTCAACTTTGtaaaattttacaaaaaaaacaccaaaaaaaaaattcatccgATTTCCAACGGAAATCTCAAAGGGTTCTAAGGGGGGGGGCAAAGTGGGAAAACGGATTCTCAGATTCAGCAACATTTTGCCAACCTGCACCAGGGAGATCCCTATATATCACCAAATAGGGAAAAGGGTCACGGGCATAAAGGGTTAGGCGGTTTTCCCAaaaatttttaaattcattCTCTTCGTTGCAAATACAGCACTTTCTGCTGCCCAAGGCTGAAAGGCTGAAGGTCATAGAAtcaaaaatgacataaaagGCACATAACCTTAATCAAGACGGAAATTTGGGTGCAAAATTTTTCCCGAAATGACCAAGGAAGCACTCCCCTAATGTGAAGATATGTGCCCTGTGTTTTATGGGCAGAAAGTGCCCCAaaaagtgattattttttaaggggtggaaaatgtcaaatatgaCATTGTAGGAATTGGATGACTGGTTGTGAATACTTTGGAAAGTTAACAACATTATGCCAGTTGGAGCGAGGCGAGGGGAATCACGCACCCCGATCCTTCAATAGAAGGCCAGAGCGCCAATATCCAAAGCTTAAAGCAGGAAACCTACCCATTTTTTTGGCTGCACAGAACTTTTGAAAAGGtggatgggcaaaggcctctgccaggggacagCGTATGACTTGAGTGCCGACTTTaactgaagttaaaaaaaaagagtaacgTGGTAGACTGAATGCACTTTGTAAGTCAGAGAAGGGTAACAAGCCAACTCACCAAAAATGTTCTTTTAGATGATGAACTCCCTTTGTTCCCACTGAGGAGCTGttacccagctaacaatttttggttcccagaacgtttgggaacgttcgttttgtggttgtgggaacgttcctgaaggtttgttttggttgtagtttggttgtctgctggttaattggaaggtttcttaacgttccgg is a genomic window of Etheostoma spectabile isolate EspeVRDwgs_2016 chromosome 22, UIUC_Espe_1.0, whole genome shotgun sequence containing:
- the waca gene encoding WW domain-containing adapter protein with coiled-coil; this translates as MVMYARKQPRLGDGCDRRDSQPYQALKYSSKSHPGGDHRHEKMRDSSDVTPPCKMLRRSDSPENKHIDSTGHSRAKAVHTHRARDRDGGTSFSPQENSHNHSSLHSSNSHSNPSKTSDTPYEPGDDWSEHISSSGKKYYYNCRTEVSQWEKPKEWLEREQRQKEATKTAIVNSFPKDRDYRREAMQASAAPGFTGSKSNQVDKPSATLASQSSSSGSGSLNPSSGPPGSSASTVPVSPVLQSPTPPLLQDPTLLRQLLPALQTALQLNNASVDMAKINEVLTAAVTQASLQSMLHKILTAGPSAFNITTILSQAAQLSNQAQQSNQSPMSLTSDASSPRSYVSPRISTPQTNAGPLKPLLSTQSVISQSKVGTQAGKQASHPQPISQQSLFSDKQHSHDATTASPRTLQRQGSQRSPSPGPNHVSSSSSNTSNSASAPPTTSAARPSCSFTPTLAAHFNENLIKHVQGWPAEHAEKQASRLREEAHTMGSICMSENCTELKNLRSLVRVCEIQATLREQRILFLRQQIKELEKLKNQNSFMV